In Pseudoliparis swirei isolate HS2019 ecotype Mariana Trench chromosome 9, NWPU_hadal_v1, whole genome shotgun sequence, a genomic segment contains:
- the camk1gb gene encoding LOW QUALITY PROTEIN: calcium/calmodulin-dependent protein kinase IGb (The sequence of the model RefSeq protein was modified relative to this genomic sequence to represent the inferred CDS: substituted 1 base at 1 genomic stop codon), with protein sequence MDVIISDLTTGACPVPDKVNCPDLGEHLAGESERSYTRAQPPETAIEASAEMGRQEAEHIWKKVIGNIQEVFDFMDEVGVGAFSEVFMVKEKTTEKLFAMKCVKKKQKRDLNLENEITVLRRIKHDNVVGMEDLYESQTHYYLIMQLVSGGELFDRILDRGVYSEKDASSVIQQVLQAVSYLHENGIVHRDLKPENILYYSQEENSKIMISDFGLSKMVDNDIMSTACGTPGYVAPEVLAQKPYSKAVDCWSIGVITYILEVXQLCGYPPFYEESETILFSKIMKAQYEFDSPFWDDISESAKDFIRNMMQKNPTMRYSTDLALRHPWIMGKTAWSQDIYYSVSVQIQKNFAKSKWKQAFKATVAINHMKKLHLASTELALRKTSIPDIKVIHVSSPKKNNKRLDPDKFDPKMKVGGTIHMSLPTSPIETKSHYHTLKATQGQCVSHHAPTMAEQGKNVYHSEPANLNGYGKNRNGKTLQTGVFSVM encoded by the exons ATGGATGTAATAATCTCTGACTTGACAACAGGTGCCTGTCCAGTCCCAGACAAAGTCAACTGTCCAGACCTCGGCGAGCATTTGGCAGGAGAGTCGGAGCGCAGCTACACACGCGCCCAGCCTCCAG AAACCGCCATTGAAGCTTCTGCAGAAATGGGTCGTCAAGAGGCGGAACACATCTGGAAGAAGGTCATCGGAAACATCCAAGAGGTCTTTGACTTCATGGATga ggtgggagt GGGGGCGTTCTCAGAGGTCTTCATGGTGAAGGAGAAGACGACAGAAAAGTTGTTTGCCATGAAATGCgtgaaaaagaaacagaaaagagaTCTAAATCTGGAGAATGAGATCACCGTGCTGAGAAG AATCAAACACGACAACGTTGTGGGGATGGAGGATTTATATGAAAGTCAGACCCATTACTATCTCATCATGCAGCT TGTTTCAGGCGGGGAGCTCTTTGACCGTATACTGGACCGGGGGGTGTACTCAGAAAAGGACGCCAGCAGCGTGATCCAGCAGGTGCTGCAGGCCGTCAGCTACCTGCACGAGAACGGCATCGTGCACCGGGACCTCAAG CCGGAGAACATCCTGTACTACAGCCAGGAAGAGAACTCCAAAATAATGATCAGTGATTTTGGACTTTCCAAGATGGTTGACAATGACATCATGTCGACAGCCTGTGGCACCCCAGGATACGTAG CTCCTGAAGTTTTGGCACAGAAGCCCTACAGCAAGGCAGTGGACTGTTGGTCTATTGGAGTTATCACCTACATTTTGGAAGTATAACA ACTCTGTGGATATCCGCCTTTCTATGAAGAAAGTGAGACAATACTGTTCTCTAAAATCATGAAGGCGCAGTATGAGTTTGACTCGCCTTTCTGGGATGACATATCTGAATCTG CTAAAGATTTCATCCGTAACATGATGCAGAAAAATCCCACGATGCGCTACTCCACTGACCTCGCGCTCAGACATCCCTG GATTATGGGAAAGACGGCATGGAGTCAGGACATCTACTATTCCGTCAGCGTTCAGATCCAAAAGAACTTTGCCAAGTCCAAGTGGAAG CAAGCCTTTAAGGCAACCGTAGCCATCAACCACATGAAGAAGCTGCATCTGGCCAGCACAGAGCTGGCCCTGAGGAAGACCAGTATCCCAGACATCAAGGTGATCCACGTGTCCTCcccgaagaaaaacaacaaacgtCTTGATCCAGACAAATTTGACCCAAAAATGAAAGTAGGCGGGACAATTCACATGTCGCTGCCCACGAGCCCCATAGAAACAAAGAGCCATTATCACACACTGAAGGCCACTCAGGGTCAGTGCGTCTCGCATCACGCTCCCACCATGGCCGAGCAGGGCAAGAACGTCTACCACTCAGAGCCCGCCAACCTCAACGG GTATGGTAAAAATCGTAACGGCAAGACTCTACAGACTGGAGTTTTCTCCGTCATGTGA